The sequence CGTCCCGCTCGCCGAGCGCACCCCGGCCCCCTCCCCTGCCGAGGCGTCGGCCCGGACCTGACGGACCTCGTACGACGACCGCGGTCCCGGCCCCTCTCCGTCATCGGGAAGGGGGCCGGGACCGCGGTCGTTTTTCGTGAACGCCGGGCCGCTCTACGCGAACGGGTCGAAGTCCTGGTACTCCTTGGCGGCCTCGTCGCGCTCGGCCTCGCGCTCGCGGCGGCGCTGGGTGGCCGGACGCTGCTCCTCCAGGCGGTGGTCCTCGCCCCGGCGGCCGAGCATCTCCGCACCGGCCGACACGGTCGGCTCCCAGTCGAAGACGACCGCGTTGTCCTCGGCACCGATGGCCACGCCGTCGCCCGCACGCGCACCGGCCTTGCGCAGCTCGTCCTCGACGCCCAGCCGGTTCAGCCGGTCCGCGAGGTAGCCGACGGCCTCGTCGTTGTTGAAGTCGGTCTGGCGCACCCAGCGCTCCGGCTTCTCGCCGCGCACCCGGTAGATGCCGTCCTCCTCCAGGGTGACGGTGAACCCGGTGTCGTCCACGGCCTTGGGCCGGATGACGATGCGGGTGGCCTCCTCCACCGGCTTGGCGGCGCGCGCCTCGGCGATGACGCCGGCCAGGGCGAAGGACAGCTCCTTGAGCCCGGTCCTGGCGACGGCGGACGCCTCGAAGACGCGGTAGCCGCGGGCCTCCAGGTCGGGACGGATCATGTCCGCGAGGTCCTGGCCGTCCGGGATGTCGATCTTGTTGAGGACGACGATGCGGGGCCGGTCCTCCAGACCCCCGTACAGCTTCAGCTCCTCCTCGATCATGTCGAGGTCGGAGACGGGGTCGCGGTCGGACTCCAGCGTCGCCGTGTCCAGTACGTGCACGAGCACCGAGCAGCGCTCGACGTGGCGCAGGAACTCCAGGCCGAGGCCCTTGCCCTGGCTGGCGCCCGGGATCAGGCCCGGGACGTCGGCGATGGTGTAGACGGTGCTGCCCGCGGTGACCACGCCCAGGTTCGGGACGAGGGTCGTGAACGGGTAGTCCGCGATCTTCGGCTTGGCGGCCGACAGGACCGAGATCAGCGAGGACTTGCCGGCGCTCGGGTAGCCCACCAGGGCCACGTCGGCGACGGTCTTGAGCTCCAGGACGATGTCCCGCGCCTCGCCGGGCTCGCCGAGCAGCGCGAAGCCGGGGGCCTTGCGGCGGGCGGAGGCCAGCGCGGCGTTGCCGAGGCCGCCGCGGCCGCCCTGGCCCGCGACGAAGGCGGTGCCCTGGCCGACGAGGTCGGCGAGCACATTGCCCTGGCGGTCGAGGACGACGGTGCCGTCCGGGACGGGCAGGACCAGGTCCTGGCCCTCCTTGCCGGTGCGGTTGTCGCCCGCGCCGGGCTGGCCGTTGGTGGCCTTGCGGTGGGGGTGGTGGTGGTACTCGAGGAGCGTGGTGACGGACTGGTCGACGACCAGGGTCACATCGCCGCCGCGGCCGCCGTTGCCGCCGTCCGGGCCGCCGAGCGGCTTGAACTTCTCACGGTGAACGGAGGCACAGCCGTGGCCTCCGTTACCCGCGGCGACATGCAGTTCGACGCGGTCCACGAAGGTGGTCATGGGTGGAACCTCCAGTTGCATACCTGCGGAAAAACTTCGCTCGCCCCCGTAGGGACAACACGCGAAAGGCGGACCCACTTCCCTTCACAGGAAGTGAGGTCCGCCTCCACGTCATACCGCTCGACGAGCGCCGGGAATTCAGCCGGCGATCGGAACGATGTTCACGACCTTGCGGCCACGGTGCGTGCCGAACTCGACCGCACCGGCGGCGAGGGCGAACAGCGTGTCGTCGCCGCCACGGCCGACGCCCGTGCCCGGGTGGAAGTGGGTGCCGCGCTGGCGGACCAGGATCTCACCGGCGTTGACGGCCTGGCCGCCGAAGCGCTTCACGCCGAGCCGCTGAGCATTGGAATCGCGCCCGTTCCGGGTGGACGATGCGCCCTTCTTGTGTGCCATGTGTTCTCAGTCCCTTACTTCGCAGCCGCGGGAATGCCGGTGACCTTGATCGCCGTGTACTGCTGACGGTGACCCTGACGACGGCGGTAGCCGGTCTTGTTCTTGTAGCGAAGGATGTCGATCTTCGCGCCCTTGTGGTGGTCCACGACCTCGGCCTGGACCTTGATGCCGTCCAGCACCCACGGGTCGCTGGTCACGGCGTCGCCGTCGACAACGAGCAGGGTAGAGAGCTCTACCGTGTCGCCAACCTTGGCGGTGGAAATCTTGTCAACCTCAACGATGTCGCCGACAGCAACCTTGTGCTGGCGGCCACCGCTGCGCACGATGGCGTACACGCGGATCTCACTCTCACTCGAAGCGGAAACCTCTGATGCCAGCCGCTCACACGGGTCCGGAGACCCATGACGATCCGGAGTGGACGAGCGGCCTCTCCCGTACGAGCGGGAGGTCGGTGCTCAGAGGTGTGGCGAACAAACGCCGACGGTCAAGGTTACGGGGCCCGGCACAGCCGGTCAAACCGGGCCCGGCCCCTCAGACCGCGGCGCTTCTCACGTACTCGGCGTAGGCGTCCCTGATCCCGTCCTCGGACAGGTTCAGGTGCTCCAGGACCGTGTAGCGGCCCGGCCGGGTCTTCGGCGCGAACGCCACCACCCGTACGAACTCCTCCACGTCGAAGCCCATGTCCTCGGCGGTCACCGGCAGCCCGTGGCGCCGCAGCACCTCGGTCATCCGGACGGACTCCTGGACGGCGCCGCGCAGATGCATGGCGAACGCCGCGCCGAGCCCGCACTGTTCGCCGTGGCTGGCGGCCCGCTGCGGGAAGAGCAGGTCGAAGGCGTGGTTGATCTCGTGGCAGGCGCCGGAGGCCGGGCGGCTGTCACCGGCCACCGACATGGAGATCCCGGTGAGCACCAGGCCCTCGGCCAGCACCTGGAGGAACGCGTCGTCGTCCAGGCCGCCGGGGTGGCGCAGCACGGCCTCGCCGGCCTGCCGGGCCATCGCGGCGGCCAGGCCGTCGATGTCCTCGCCGTTGACCCGGTGGGCCAGCTCCCAGTCCGCGACGGCGGAGATGTTGGAGAGCGCGTCCCCGATGCCGGACCGCACGAAGCGGGTGGGGGCCTCTCGGATGACGTCGAGGTCGATGACCACGGCGATCGGGTTCGGCACTCCGTACGAGCCACGGCCCGCGTCGTTGTCGAGCGTCGCCACCGGGGAGCACAGGCCGTCGTGGGACAGGTTCGTCGCCACGGCGACCAGCGGCAGCCCGACGCGCGCCGCGGCGAACTTGGCGCAGTCGATGATCTTGCCGCCGCCGAGGCCCACCACGGCGTCGTACCGCCCGGA is a genomic window of Streptomyces sp. NBC_00708 containing:
- the obgE gene encoding GTPase ObgE — encoded protein: MTTFVDRVELHVAAGNGGHGCASVHREKFKPLGGPDGGNGGRGGDVTLVVDQSVTTLLEYHHHPHRKATNGQPGAGDNRTGKEGQDLVLPVPDGTVVLDRQGNVLADLVGQGTAFVAGQGGRGGLGNAALASARRKAPGFALLGEPGEARDIVLELKTVADVALVGYPSAGKSSLISVLSAAKPKIADYPFTTLVPNLGVVTAGSTVYTIADVPGLIPGASQGKGLGLEFLRHVERCSVLVHVLDTATLESDRDPVSDLDMIEEELKLYGGLEDRPRIVVLNKIDIPDGQDLADMIRPDLEARGYRVFEASAVARTGLKELSFALAGVIAEARAAKPVEEATRIVIRPKAVDDTGFTVTLEEDGIYRVRGEKPERWVRQTDFNNDEAVGYLADRLNRLGVEDELRKAGARAGDGVAIGAEDNAVVFDWEPTVSAGAEMLGRRGEDHRLEEQRPATQRRREREAERDEAAKEYQDFDPFA
- the rpmA gene encoding 50S ribosomal protein L27; this translates as MAHKKGASSTRNGRDSNAQRLGVKRFGGQAVNAGEILVRQRGTHFHPGTGVGRGGDDTLFALAAGAVEFGTHRGRKVVNIVPIAG
- the rplU gene encoding 50S ribosomal protein L21 gives rise to the protein MYAIVRSGGRQHKVAVGDIVEVDKISTAKVGDTVELSTLLVVDGDAVTSDPWVLDGIKVQAEVVDHHKGAKIDILRYKNKTGYRRRQGHRQQYTAIKVTGIPAAAK
- a CDS encoding iron-containing alcohol dehydrogenase family protein — its product is MPVLTRLIPAPVVVDIRAGALADLAGVLADQRISGSGKLAVAISGGSGRALRERLSDSLPGASWFEVGGGTLNDAVKLAEAMKSGRYDAVVGLGGGKIIDCAKFAAARVGLPLVAVATNLSHDGLCSPVATLDNDAGRGSYGVPNPIAVVIDLDVIREAPTRFVRSGIGDALSNISAVADWELAHRVNGEDIDGLAAAMARQAGEAVLRHPGGLDDDAFLQVLAEGLVLTGISMSVAGDSRPASGACHEINHAFDLLFPQRAASHGEQCGLGAAFAMHLRGAVQESVRMTEVLRRHGLPVTAEDMGFDVEEFVRVVAFAPKTRPGRYTVLEHLNLSEDGIRDAYAEYVRSAAV